The Alcaligenes faecalis sequence TGCGTTGGGGATTTTGTCCCTGCGTGCCAATAATGGTGCGCTGCAAAGCATTGTGGTCAATCAGCGTGTCGGCTCGGCCATGTATCAGGCCATCGAGAGCTACAAAGAGACCCAAACCCTGATTGGACGAGCGGCTATCAGCTACGTGGTCAGCAACGATCTGCAAAATCAGGACTTGATGGCCGAATGGAGCGACGTTGCTCCCGAGACGTCGGCAATCAGCTCCGCGACCCAGGATGCCCTGGAGGCGACGCGCAAGCAGTTCGAGTTGGCACAGGAAGCATTTTTTGAATATCAAGGCATTGCCACGCAATTGGAAGGCACTAACGACTATTACCAGCGTGTGGATGCCGCTTTCATGTCCTTGATGCAAGGTGGTGTGCTGCCCTTGATTGCCTATCTGGAACAGGGCGATATTGCTGGCTTTCGTAGCTATGTGGCCACCACAACCAAGTTTTTGGAAGAAGATCTCTACAGCGCCTTGAGTACCTTGCAGCAAGCTCAGCAGCGTTCCATCGATGCGCAGTACCAGAAGGAAAATGAGCAGTACAACATGGTGGTCCGTCTGGTGGGGCTGGCCATGGTGTTCTGTCTGTTTATTTCGCTGGCCGTCTATGTGTTCCTGAATCGCATGGTGCTGCGTCCCCTGCGTCAGGCCGGTGCGCATTTCGATCGTATTGCCAGCGGGGACTTGACCCAGCGTGTGGAAGTGAAATCCACCAATGAAATCGGTGTGCTGTATGACGCCGTGCGACGCATGCAAAACAGCTTGCAGTCCATGGTGCACACTGTGCGTCAGGGGGTGGAAGAAATTACCTTTGGCTCGCGTGAAATCTATGTGGGCAATACGGATTTAAGCAGCCGTACGGAAGAGCAGGCGGCCTCCTTGCAGCAAACAGCGGCCAGCATGGAGCAGTTGGCCAGCACGGTTCGTCAGAACTCGGATAATGCCCAGCAAGCGGATCAGGTGGCCAAGAGTGCTTCGGAAGTGGCGCTGCGGGGCGGACAGGCGGTCTCCACGGTGGTGCAGACCATGGAGGACTTGTCGGCCAGTTCAGGTCAGATTGCCCAGATTGTGAATGTGATTGACGGTATTGCCTTCCAAACTAATATCCTGGCTTTGAATGCGGCGGTGGAAGCGGCCCGGGCAGGAGAGCAGGGCAAGGGTTTTGCGGTGGTGGCCGGCGAAGTGCGCAGTCTGGCTCAGCGCAGCGCGCAGGCGGCCAAGGAGATCAAGGGCTTGATCGAGCAGTCCTTGGCCAAAGTCAAAGAAGGAACCCGTCAGGTTGATGAGGCGGGCAAAGTGGTGATGGAGGTGGTCAGTTCGGTGCAGAGTGTGACCACTATCATGGCGGAGATTTCGTCGGCCTCGAACGAGCAGTCGGAAGGAATTGAGCAGGTTAACCGGGCAGTTGCACAAATGGATGTGGTTGTGCAGCAAAACGCGGCCCTGGTCGAGCAGGCAACCGCGGCAGCGGGCTCCTTGCAGGATCAGGCAACCCGTTTGTCCGATGCGGTGTCGGCGTTCAAAGTGAGCGCACACGACATTATTGATGATCCGTATGAGACGCCCGAGCCGGAGCGACTGCGTTCCGGCGAGCGTCTGTCGACGGGGCCTTTTAGCGGGACTTTGGCCAGCCTGTAGTTATATGAGCACATCTGTGGAACCTTTTGTTTATACATTGCCCTCGATCCCGCAGGCGTCCAGGGCCGATTGTGAGCGAGCCGCGCGCTTGCTCAAATCGTATGCGGGCATCATTTTAGGTACCCACAAAGAAGATATGGTGTCCCGTACATTGGGTATGCGCAGTCAGAACGCGGGCATGCGCGAGGTACGCCAGTACCTGGATATTCTGGAGCAGGATACCCATAGCCAGGAGTGGCAGGATTTCGTCAACGCCTTCACCATCAATCACACGGCGTTTTTTCGTGAACAGCACCACTTCGACATTTTGGGCAAGTTTGTCAGTACACGTGGCAAACCTCTGGATATCTGGTGTAGCGCAGCGTCCACCGGCGAGGAAGCCTATTCCATTGCCATGACGGTGCGCGAACATTGCCCGTCGCCGGATGTGAATGTGTCTATCCTGGCCAGCGACATTGATTCGGCTGCCTTGGACAAGGCCCGTCAGGGTGTGTACACCTTGGAGCGTATCCAGCCCGTACCCGATTTGTGGCTGCCGCGCTATTTTCAGCGCGGTGTGGGGATTCGCAAAGGCTTGGCGCGTGTCAAGCCGGTGCTGCGCAATATGGTGGAGTTCGAGGAGTTCAATCTGGTGGGTTCGACCTGGCCCTCGTCCAGTCGTTTTGATGTGATTTTCTGTCGAAACACCATGATTTATTTTGACCGGGACGATCAGACGCGCATTCTGGAGCGATTCGCCGCGGTGACCAAACCGGGTGGCCTGTTGTTTGTGGGACATTCCGAGAACTTCTCCTACTTGACCAAAGCCTTTCGCTTGCTCGGTCAGACGGTGTAT is a genomic window containing:
- a CDS encoding methyl-accepting chemotaxis protein, encoding MLDGLRLANLKVRTSLILVLVFFLVMLVAGAALGILSLRANNGALQSIVVNQRVGSAMYQAIESYKETQTLIGRAAISYVVSNDLQNQDLMAEWSDVAPETSAISSATQDALEATRKQFELAQEAFFEYQGIATQLEGTNDYYQRVDAAFMSLMQGGVLPLIAYLEQGDIAGFRSYVATTTKFLEEDLYSALSTLQQAQQRSIDAQYQKENEQYNMVVRLVGLAMVFCLFISLAVYVFLNRMVLRPLRQAGAHFDRIASGDLTQRVEVKSTNEIGVLYDAVRRMQNSLQSMVHTVRQGVEEITFGSREIYVGNTDLSSRTEEQAASLQQTAASMEQLASTVRQNSDNAQQADQVAKSASEVALRGGQAVSTVVQTMEDLSASSGQIAQIVNVIDGIAFQTNILALNAAVEAARAGEQGKGFAVVAGEVRSLAQRSAQAAKEIKGLIEQSLAKVKEGTRQVDEAGKVVMEVVSSVQSVTTIMAEISSASNEQSEGIEQVNRAVAQMDVVVQQNAALVEQATAAAGSLQDQATRLSDAVSAFKVSAHDIIDDPYETPEPERLRSGERLSTGPFSGTLASL
- a CDS encoding CheR family methyltransferase, coding for MEPFVYTLPSIPQASRADCERAARLLKSYAGIILGTHKEDMVSRTLGMRSQNAGMREVRQYLDILEQDTHSQEWQDFVNAFTINHTAFFREQHHFDILGKFVSTRGKPLDIWCSAASTGEEAYSIAMTVREHCPSPDVNVSILASDIDSAALDKARQGVYTLERIQPVPDLWLPRYFQRGVGIRKGLARVKPVLRNMVEFEEFNLVGSTWPSSSRFDVIFCRNTMIYFDRDDQTRILERFAAVTKPGGLLFVGHSENFSYLTKAFRLLGQTVYVRN